One Phycisphaerae bacterium RAS2 DNA window includes the following coding sequences:
- the infA gene encoding Translation initiation factor IF-1: MSKSEVIEVEAQVVQALPNTMFRCEFELGGKKHMVLTHIAGRLRKNFIRILPGDNVRLELSPYDLTRGRITRRL; this comes from the coding sequence ATGTCCAAGTCGGAAGTGATCGAAGTCGAGGCCCAGGTCGTGCAGGCGCTGCCGAACACCATGTTCCGCTGCGAATTCGAACTGGGCGGCAAGAAGCACATGGTGCTGACCCACATCGCGGGCCGGCTCCGAAAGAATTTCATTCGCATCCTTCCGGGCGACAACGTTCGCCTGGAGCTAAGCCCCTACGACCTCACCCGCGGCCGCATCACCCGGCGGCTTTGA
- a CDS encoding molybdenum cofactor biosynthesis protein A, whose protein sequence is MIAHKDDIGAGTGAGARPSLASRLSPIRLVQRLARRGSYIHQMIGGALRRSGWFVEQLTFRRFMNMATTGVQFFLKSERMRAMPVIVKIDISPMCNLSCTTCVHADPHGDSQLEKQEFKPQHRMSVEQFRRIIDEIRGKASAVSLYYVGDPLVHPDMDEMCSIARDAKLNVHISTNFSFSLTDARLKRMIDSGLTHLTVCVDGLSQKKYEMTRVGGRIERVLNNLDRMCKFRRELGRTYPKIEVQYIKFQHNVDELEQARDLLLGWGIDQFTDFWGDLGNYVDRDPGTFRVIKPRENKRVPQCYWPHGNIVIKYNGDVIPCCTYRIGQQYTASDDARVLGNVFQTSVREVWNNEKYRQARRMVSNPQSILHDPALKEHFCYGCPAIFETTSDTPFKMANHLKWEEHYELGADGRPIPKNPHFRPASVTQVGLPNGDMASV, encoded by the coding sequence ATGATTGCGCACAAGGATGACATCGGAGCGGGGACCGGCGCAGGGGCGCGTCCGAGCCTCGCGTCCCGGCTTAGTCCGATCCGCCTCGTGCAGCGGCTTGCCCGGCGCGGCTCGTACATCCACCAGATGATCGGCGGCGCCCTTCGGCGCAGCGGTTGGTTTGTCGAGCAACTTACGTTTCGCCGTTTCATGAACATGGCGACCACCGGCGTGCAATTCTTTCTCAAGAGCGAGCGGATGCGCGCCATGCCGGTCATCGTCAAGATCGACATTTCGCCGATGTGCAACTTGAGCTGCACGACGTGCGTCCACGCCGATCCGCACGGTGATTCACAGCTCGAAAAACAGGAGTTCAAGCCGCAGCATCGCATGAGCGTCGAGCAGTTCCGGCGCATCATCGACGAGATCCGCGGCAAGGCGTCGGCCGTTTCGCTCTACTATGTAGGCGATCCGCTCGTTCACCCGGACATGGACGAGATGTGCTCGATCGCTCGCGACGCGAAGTTGAACGTGCACATCAGCACGAACTTCAGTTTCTCACTGACCGACGCACGGTTGAAGCGCATGATCGACAGCGGCCTCACTCACCTGACAGTCTGCGTGGACGGCCTATCGCAGAAAAAGTACGAGATGACGCGCGTCGGCGGGCGGATCGAGCGCGTCCTCAACAATCTAGACCGCATGTGCAAGTTCCGGCGCGAGCTGGGCCGCACTTATCCCAAGATTGAAGTGCAATACATCAAGTTCCAGCATAATGTGGATGAGCTGGAACAGGCACGCGATTTGCTGCTTGGCTGGGGCATCGACCAGTTCACCGATTTCTGGGGCGACCTGGGCAATTACGTCGATCGCGACCCCGGCACGTTCCGCGTCATCAAGCCGCGCGAGAACAAGCGTGTCCCGCAGTGCTACTGGCCGCACGGAAACATCGTCATCAAGTACAACGGTGACGTGATCCCCTGTTGCACGTATCGCATCGGCCAGCAATACACGGCGAGCGACGACGCGCGGGTCCTGGGCAACGTCTTTCAGACCAGCGTGCGCGAGGTCTGGAACAACGAGAAGTATCGTCAGGCTCGGAGGATGGTTTCCAATCCGCAATCCATCCTGCACGACCCGGCGCTGAAGGAGCACTTCTGCTACGGCTGCCCGGCCATTTTTGAAACCACGTCCGACACGCCGTTCAAGATGGCGAACCACCTGAAATGGGAAGAGCATTACGAGTTGGGCGCCGACGGGCGACCCATTCCCAAGAATCCGCACTTCCGGCCCGCTTCGGTCACGCAGGTGGGCCTGCCCAATGGCGACATGGCGTCGGTCTAG
- the dksA gene encoding RNA polymerase-binding transcription factor DksA — protein MATKKSATKKTAAKTAKPAARAKPADSKSASKAKPAKAAKPAKVSAKPKPEPRAESKPAPKVVATEKAAPAPKARKSESPRRLVAAQYGPDDIRTPSRASVAAEVALDEGPAKPQKPAVDAEWMATIRDAMVQQRHELLSVVSSTQAQMAEKAGDLPDVSDRASEGFEDELAVGLIAIEAAKLDDIEAAIKRIDDGSYGLCLDCGKAIPRKRLEVLPFARRCLACAGESERRVREVDEIEVEDDSD, from the coding sequence ATGGCAACAAAGAAGTCAGCGACAAAGAAAACGGCGGCGAAAACTGCCAAGCCTGCGGCACGCGCGAAGCCCGCGGACTCCAAGTCCGCTTCCAAGGCAAAGCCCGCCAAGGCTGCGAAGCCGGCGAAAGTCTCGGCCAAACCGAAACCCGAGCCGCGCGCCGAGTCGAAACCGGCGCCAAAAGTGGTTGCAACGGAGAAGGCAGCGCCCGCGCCCAAGGCGCGCAAATCGGAGTCGCCGCGCCGCCTCGTCGCTGCGCAATACGGTCCGGATGACATACGGACGCCGTCGCGCGCGTCGGTTGCCGCGGAGGTCGCGCTGGACGAAGGACCGGCCAAGCCCCAGAAGCCCGCGGTGGATGCCGAATGGATGGCAACGATTCGCGATGCCATGGTCCAGCAGCGACACGAGTTGTTGTCGGTTGTGTCGTCCACGCAGGCGCAGATGGCGGAAAAGGCCGGCGACCTTCCCGACGTGAGCGATCGGGCCTCGGAAGGGTTCGAAGATGAACTGGCGGTCGGGTTGATCGCCATTGAAGCCGCGAAGCTTGATGACATCGAGGCCGCGATCAAGCGAATCGACGACGGCAGTTACGGGCTTTGTCTCGATTGCGGCAAAGCGATTCCACGAAAGCGGCTCGAAGTGCTGCCGTTCGCGCGGCGGTGCCTGGCCTGTGCAGGCGAGTCCGAGCGGCGCGTGCGCGAAGTGGACGAAATCGAAGTCGAAGACGACAGCGACTAG